Below is a genomic region from Schistocerca cancellata isolate TAMUIC-IGC-003103 chromosome 12, iqSchCanc2.1, whole genome shotgun sequence.
aatggaaaaaagaacacattgacaccggtgtgtcagacccaccatacttgctccggacactgcgagagagctgtacaagcaatgatcacacgcacggcacagcggacacaccaggaaccgcggtgttggccgtcgaatggcgctagctgcgcagcatttgtgcaccgccgccgtcagtgtcagccagtttgccgtggcatacggagctccatcgcagtctttaacactggtagcatgccgcgacagcgtggacgtgaaccgtatgtgcagttgacggactttgagcgagggcgtatagtgggcatgcgggaggccgggtggacgtaccgccgaattgctcaacacgtggggcgtgaggtctccacagtacatcgatgttgtcgccagtggtcggcggaaggtgcacgtgcccgtcgacctgggaccggaccgcagcgacgcacggatgcacgccaagaccgtaggatcctacgcagtgccgcaggggaccgcaccgccacttcccagcaaattagggacactgttgctcctgggggatcggcgaggaccattcgcaaccgcctccatgaagcttggctacggtcccgcacaccgttaggccgtcttccgctcacgccccaacatcgtgcagcccgcctccagtggtgtcgcgacaggcgtgaatggagggacgaatggagacgtgtcgtcttcagcgatgagagtcgcttctgccttggtgccaatgatggtcgtatgcgtgtttggcgccgtgcaggtgagcgccacaatcaggactgcatacgaccgaggcacatagggccaacacccggcatcatagtgtggggagcgatctcctacactggccgtacaccactggtgatcgtcgaggggacactgaatagtgcatggtacatccaaaccgtcatcgaaccctccgttctaccattcctagaccggcaagggaacttgctgttccaacaggacaatgcacgtccgcatgtatcccgtgccacccaacgtgctctagaaggtgtaagtcaactaccctggccagcaagatctccggatctgtcccccattgagcatgtttgggactggatgaagcgtcgtctcacgcggtctgcacgtccagcacgaacgctggtccaactgaggcgccaggtggaaatggcatggcaagccgttccacaggactacatccagcatctctacgatcgtctccatgggagaatagcagcctgcattgctgcgaaaggtggatatacactgtactagtgccgacattctgcatgctctgttgcctgtgtctatgtgcctgtggttctgtcagtgtgatcatgtgatgtatctgaccccaggaatgtgtcaataaagtttccccttcctgggacaatgaattcacggtgttcttatttcaatttccaggagtgtatcttgtctttttgaggaagaaccgtgccagatgtgtacgttgaatcacgcttccacacacagaacagttacacttgtgctttgttgtttcgtagcttttatagttgctggggacttaattaattaaatgtgttaacggaagttttctttcattctctgttgttattctatgcagtcagattgcgtactaatactggtaagggccaaccggttacgagactgcgtaaccggacagacagtaaaattatttgcataatatttatttaattaagcccccatgcaatttcCGCCACACATTTTCTTTGTTCTGCCGTAACTGCAAGCGCCAGAACGACGATGAAGAACGCAAGTGAGAAGAAGGTGGTAAAACAATGTCAGCCAGTGatgcgctgactaggaccgcatcaTGATAGGAGCGGCATCCACCCAAAGTAAATATAACcaacgctcctgccagcctcggctggaCATTAGTTGACAGTATTCGCAGAGcattagcagagagtgctacgagaacagttatcagtgatccatatccattgcttgttaggattttgtctatagcgaagaacattactgtttgcatgtcgcccatcgcttgtgacACTTGTACTAAATACGAAGTTAAATATTGTCTATCTGTTTTATCGAAATAAAGCTACTAAAGTTATGTGCTTGAATTGTTGATATAGCATTccaagaacgcagcatcccttaggcgccCTATGAGATACGAGTGGGGGGAAGGACCCCACATTTGGCTTTGAGGACTCAATTTTCTGTGTGATATAACCTGAGGCTAGAGTCAATCAATATATCTCACTTCAGAGGACTTCGCACTCAGCCAATGTTGAGCGCTGTTTTGTTCAATAGGAAACTCGCAGCTACGGAAAGTCCCTGTCCTTGTGAAAAAGATCGTCCCATCAAAGAACCTGATACCCCAGTATTTAGGCGTATTGTACAGTCAAGAAACAATTGAAGTCTTTTAATGTAAATGGAAGACATATGTCGGTGCAAAAGCTTGTTGCAAATTCAAGCACCTCGTATAGAAAATTTCGTAAGCCCTGTGTTTATTACTCACTTTGTCTCACCTGTAACTGACATGGTCACTAGCGAAAAAGTGTGActagtcttcactgttatttctcctaTAATATTAAGTAGTTACGCAGTGTTCACAATTTCGTAACGTTTCTTTGTCACAATTAACATTTAGGCATAAGGACCTCTGAAATATTTATGAGTTAGTTTTAATTCTGTAATGCCACGTCTTCATACTAGTTTTTGACAATAACTCCAGACGTGGGGAGAGCTACTTGCAGCTGGTGAATCACTTTTTCGAGTTCCTCTGTTGTGTGTGCATAATATTTCGATGCTGAAAGGTGTATGAGAGGAATACTACAGCCTCCCACTACTACACCGTGTCTTTTTCCAGGATTAATCTCTTTCACCCTGCAGATGAGCCTGTGCTGAATTGAAATTTAATGGCAGATGGAAACTGTGTGCCAGGCTAAGAGTCGAACCTAGGACCTCTAACTTGGAAAATAGAAGAGAGACGTAATGGTACAAGTAGGGCTGTGAGGCGGTGTCCAGAACTGCACCTGGTTAGTTCACTCAAAAAGAGATTTACCCTTCAAAATACACGGTCCCTGGTTCGACTCTCggcccatcacacagttttaaactgccagcgaGATTTAGCGCATCTTTTTGCACCTGCACTGATAACgccatataattttttttaacttgtcACAGAGGCTTCTTGGCAGTACACATAAGTTCAGTAATGGAAGACTGAAATTATAACTTTTGATGTCCAGTCAATATATCCCTGTTTAGAAAAAAATAGTGCAGGACATGCAGTTCCAATTTCTAAGCTGTGTAAATCTGCACTGTTCCAACTACTGAGGACAATGTAAATAATGTGTGAATCTCATTGTTACACCCTAGGGACTTTTTCAGTCAAATATATAGCAACTCAACGACATTGGCTGTGTGTGTGCTGTCTGAAACTGAGAGCAATTTATCATAGATAAGCTGATCGAGTGCTGTGTACTTTGTTCAAAATGTCTCTCACCAGTGAAATCATAATCTATACCTATTTTCATGGAACTAATCGTGAACGCTTTTCAGCTTTTCCAACATGGTGTTTTTTTCCATGGTAACTCCACTTTAGGAATCAGAAAATCATCTTGAGTACACAATAGTTCAACGATTTCGAAGtgcgtttctttctttcttatttggCAAATGTCAAAGCTGCAAGATTTTGTCCACCAGTGGAGAAAATTTTCGATAACCTCTTCAAGACGCAGTACAAAGTTTAGCAGCCACCATTTGCCTTGCAATCATTCTATAGTTGAGAGGATTTCCTTGCCTATTGGACTCCACCAATCGTTGTCTCTCCCTACTTTCTTTGCGCTTTCAGTCAGTAACTTCTGTATCTGGTTTCATTTCAGAACACATGACAAATGATCATCTTTTTACAGCCCATTTTTACAAGTCAGTAATTTTGTTTCAAATCAGAAGCTTTCCTCTCTACATAGAACATAAACGGGGTGCTTTGACATCCGATTACACGCACAGTGCAAGTCAAGAAACGAACATTCGTGTTCTCGTTCTGAGTAGGGTCTGAGCAAGTGGCCCCATTACAGCACTATACTTATCTGCCGTCATATCCATTTCCTAAATTCTGAACATTTTTTCACTTTTACCATCAATTGCAGCAAATGGTTACACGTGCAACGTCGAAGCGATGCAGCAGGGTAAGAGTAGTATTTATTTGAATGTTTCTTGTCTGTCGAGAAGGTGAGGAGAAGAAATAACACTAGTGGAGTATTTTCTCCACGCATGCTGTCAACTTGGTATATAGCACACATCATGTTGCTTGCCGGAACATTAACTACGTATGTGATGACTTGGATAATTGGGGAGTACTTCGAATCATGTTTCGTCATCTGTTTCTGGTCTCTTCATTTCTGTAAATATAATTTGCAGTTTTCAGCGGGAAGAGCCGCAATTATTAAGACACTGGAAAGGTGCACTTAAAATCCTGTCCAACCAGCTCGATGTAACCTCTCTGTGGTTTTCAGGAATGATTTCAGGCATGTACTGAGATGGTTCCTTCGATTATTTCATGGCGTTATAAGTGACATTTCTCATGGATTTCCTTCTACACCTTAGGAAACACTCGAAGAGACTCCCTCTCGATCATAATCCATTTTCATATCCTTCCTATGCAACCGAGATGGTATTCCGTATGTACACTGTGGAGAAATGGATATCTGATTATCCGTCCTTCGTCATTTCTACAGCCATTTATCATCACTGACTCATCTTAATGGAAACATAATTAAATTGGACATTCAGATCTGTTATGGTTCTCAGTTTTTTCTGTACTGAATTTCTGTCAACCCATCTGTTGGGATTCCTGTACATGGATTTGATgtgcaccataaaattttcttctctttAGTTCAGTTTCACGTTcgtattttttcaaaatttatatgtAACTCAGCATTAGTTTTCATTACAGTAACATGTTCTTCAGTTTTCTTCACAGACACAAATGCCACATCACTAATTCTCTTAGCAGACACTGATCACAAACGATGTATGTATTCTTGACATTTACTGATCTCCAGTTCAAGACGCATTTGGGTTAATGTATGCCATTTTGTTTTACTGTCACTGAAATAATTTTCAAGCCAATTTAAGTCTGAACATTGGCTGATTTTAATGGAAACATTCGTTTATTGTGCCCATTATTAGGTCTGGAGTTTCTTCAGGAATTACAACAACAATCAAGTCGAACAACAGCTTTATAttcattttaaaaatgtaatttcatcatttttctgatATTCAGTATTTTTGATAATCAGCCTGCCTCCTCATTTCCTGTTGACTATAGTTACATTTTACATTAACGTTTTCAGATTAATTGGAATGAAGCATTGTGTTTATTCTCATACTCATTGTACATATATGAAATCAGTTTTTAGACTGAGGTGTTTCACTGGTGTAACGATGTATGTAGGCCTGTGGAATAATTTATATTTGTAAGATTATTTATGAGAATAACTGTAACCTTTACTTTGGTCTTAGATTTCTTTTTCAAACACTGTGTAGTTCTGTCCTGTTTCAAGATAATACACTGAATTTGCAAATATGTTAACATCATGATCATTTGACTGTGGCCAACACTGCAGACTTTTTCAGTCTTCCTGAGCAgtgaaaatattgttttaatttttgacaTTGCATTTGTGTCTCTTCCTTGATTACACAAAGTAGGTATAAAACTGCATATGAAGCTCTGTATCTAGAAAAACACACCTTGTACCTTTTATTGCCTTAAAGGTACTGCTATCTACCAAACCAAACATCACTGTATGGTCATTTATGATTTTAGTTATGAGTAAAATTTCAGTTGCCACTTTTAATGTAACTTGTTATTCATtttagaaactgaaagaaattcaCAAACTTCTCAAGATCTGTTTCTTAAACAGGTTTGCAGTAAATCTGATCTTTATGAATGGGCAGATTGTTTGCTGTACTTTCCATACAAAAAAATCTGTCTTTAGTAAATCCTCTTATTGGCCTAcatatgttatttaaggaaatttAGTGTACCACAATAATCACAGTCAATCAACTGTAAGACTCTATGAAGCATTTTCTGATTTAGGAAGAAACATTAAGAGAAATAGTTCATGAGGAGTTCCAACTTTAATGCATCTACAGATTTCCAATgacttgaaaacaatttttttatgtaactTGTTAATCCTCTGACAATTCATGGCATAACCTAAATATAAAAGATCATTATTGTTGTATTAGTGTCACTTCATTACATCACTTAACTTGTTTGAAAGTTATCAGTGATCATTAGAGACACTTGTGTGTGGCACATGATGAAGCTTCTGCTTATTATTACATCGTCTATAGCACACATTATAGATCATATGTCAATCTGTTCTCTCTCTGTCGCTTGTTCTGTTTTGCGCAGATCGATCATAGTTATGCGTGTAAGGCTACTCATTGAAGTACATATTtcttaatattccacatttcagtTTGAGAATGTACATATTAGAGCACTGTGGCCTGTATTTTCTCTGAAAAATACGTTTCAGTTCGTATTCTGTAATAAACAACTCTCCTTGCCATAGTTATCTTCAAGTAACTCGTTATCCTACAGTATGAATGGCAATGCCctgttctacacatttttttttgcagatgtcaaaGATGGTCATGATTATTTTTATATGTTCTAAATGTCTCAGTAAAAATTAGTTGATTTTTGGGTACAAAATGATGTGTGGTTGTTTCACATGAAAATCATGTTTCACAGgatatgttttcatatttttacacaGCTCATTACTTTATGTTGTGTTAGAACAAGTGGCTTACTTGGATACTATGCATACTGCTTTTTGTGTTCCctatcatacaaatattttcaaaatgtccaGACAGAAAAGGACAAGAGAATGGATGGCACAGAAAAATAAACAAGTTATatttctctcttctgcatttataaTTTTGTGGAATGTGCCCTTGACCTAGTCAGATTCATTTGCTACAAACATTGGCAAATTGAAAACACTGTGGAACACTTTTCATATGCGATATTCTCAAGCAGATTATTTAAGTAAAGATAAGAAGTCTTCATGGGCGAACATGTGAGAATAAAACAATAACTTTATACtgagaaaaaattttatttcattttatgataaAAATCTTTCCCACATGAGCTATTCTATTATTTGTATAACAAGTTAATGTGAAAAAGtgtttttaaaagtaaaataagaagAGTCTCTTTACACAGTAGACCAGTAATACTTTCATGTCGCTGATAATCTCATCTTGTGCGCCCATGCTGCATATTAATTTATCTGTTTAAAGAAGGAGTACATAATCTAATTAATATAGTACAGATAATAAATACATGGCAAGAAATGGGCTGGACTACAGATCTCATGCATTATATTCATGCTCAAATATTGTACTTTTGATGAACATGACAGCTTCCTTCTGCTTCAATTCCAACCCATTATTTTGTTTGCCATTTTATGTAATAAATTACGAACATATTGAAAATGAACTAATTTACATCCACTGAATTTGCTAATGCAATTGTCTCATACAATCTGGACTatcaattactttttattttatctaCTACAATAAACATACTAGGATTGGGCAAGATTTACGTGTCTGACATTATAATGTCAGTGGACTAATTGAATAAACCAATAAGCAATTCACAAGTACACATAAGCCAGAAAATTTCTAAAAAATGTATGTAATTATATAAATACGAGTACATATACAAAGAGAGGAAACAAGCATCCCAGTGCAGTCGGCTTGCCTGTACTTCTTGTAAGTTAGGTATTGCTTAGGCCAACAAATGTTATATTTCAGGCAAACCTCAGCACTTAAAACAGTCTCCTGACCACATGTGTCAATTTTGTGTTAAAAACTTCTGCAAGAGAAGCGCAATGAACTATTTCCAGTCAGTCATTATTTCTGTTCAATGACTCCCAAGTAAGTACGATAAACAAATTTAATCTGGAATAACATACATTGTTCCATAGCCATGTTTTCGTGCCATTTTGACACTTCATTCTTTATATCCTTAATGACACGTAAGTACATGTATTTCTTTGTCAATGTCAAATTAGTTACAGGAGTTTTATGAAAACCAAGTCCAGTAAAATCAGTACAACTGAATTGCAGCATGTTTGTAATCCATATGAACAACTGTTCCCCACTGGCAATTTCTCCCTCCCACTCTCATATCAACAAAAAGTAGTTGCACACAGAAATAGAAGTGAAATGActactaactgaaattttccttacatccatccTGCTTACACTCACATAATATTTTTGCTATATTCTGTTGGAGTCATAtacactgacaattactgacagaGGAACATTGCATGAAAGAGGAACTGGCAATATACTAATCGCCTAATGGGGTCAAGACAGTAGATTAAATCACAGGTACTTTCATTGAAATTACTTCAGTATTGCCTGCAGAAACATTTTTCATTCAAGTTGCAATCAAAATACATAGCCTATGGTTCATCAACCTGTATTATTGTCTCTTTTAACCTATGTGAATTCATCATGAGCAAACAAAAAATTTAGTATGCTAAAAAACTGAAAGTACAGAAACATGAGAATTATTTCAACAATTATTCTAAAGTAAGTAAAGAATAATCcaaatgacataaataaaaaaGACCTGCACAGAAAATCAATATGCAATGTGTTTCGTAACTACAAGCCAGGCAACATAACTTATCTGATGATCATGTGTGATATGTAGAAATAGCATAGGAAGTATATCAAAGTTGAGTTCAAGTGCATACTTCCTAAGTTCTCCATTCTTCCCACCTTCACTCCCCAAAATACTCATTTACTCCTCACTGTTTCACAAAATATGCTATGAACAATGAGCAAATACTGTATCAATCACATTAACTTCTGgattttattttttactggattTCTGAAAATATCCAATGACATCAACAATTTAATGTAACCTGTAAAACTTCAAAAGTTATGCAAGCTTGATAATCTCCACAGATATTGCCACAATCATAAAGCACATCTGGTCAATGACCACACCACTAAAATATGATTTAAACGTTATCTTTGTTATTAGCTTGTGCTAAAATTCAATATCTTATAAAACAGAGGATATGCACCAATTACTTGTCCCTCAGTCGTTGGAAAAGTCGCAAAAGTTTACTTTTTACAAAACAAATGTCATTAAACAGAGACAAATACTGATAATGTGGTCTGTACATTCTAAGGCTACATTTCCCAGGTTTTGGAGAGCGAGTTGACCAACAACTAAGAACATCTGCATATCATAACACCATCCCTGGAGGCTAAGCTGTTACTCTCAACATCTAGATAAATTTTCATTATCAAAAAACATTTCTCTAGACTTTCCCTAGTCTCAGCAACATATATGTATATACATTTTTAAACGTGTAACATTTCTCATTGCGACCATGACAGGACAAAGTACATCAAAATGTTTAATTCAAAAACGCCACAAGAAAGGCATCACTGTGTCTTAAATAGTGTAAGCATTCTTACAAAAATACATTTCTCACATGGAAGAAAAGGTATCGATTTTGGCACCATGCTCTATGGGCTATCTCATTTGTAGTTTTATTATTCAATGGTAACACGCTGTTAGGTATTCGTTTGGTTCTTTGGAAACCGTTTATAATGCTATGTCACTCTGCCGGAAGAGTTTCTCTATAGCTGAGAAAATGAAACTATCTGAACAACATCTAGTAAAAATGGACACGCGACAGGCAGGAAGTACATTGGAACaatacatatttttgaaatatttcaagGAAAAGCTAGATACTACCAAAATACTCTAAAAATAGTATTATGTTTCATGAGGCAGAATACGAAACAGGAATTCGTACCTGCATCGCAAACTAATATTAGCTAATAATTTTGCGAAACACCCGACATACCGATGTCTTTTAACTGCGATTGACTTTACATTAGTGCCAGTacacataaatatatttttatatttataaaaaggATGAAATGCACCTACTATCGCTGCCACAGACACAGATAGATATAAGTTAAGCAATCTAACTACAAGAAAAGTTGATCAAATAAATAGGCTAGCAACAATACTATTCATAAAGAGAGACATAAATAATTTAGCCCTACACAGATGACACAGAGACTGCACAATGAGAATGATGATGGTTTGTGCAACTTATGAGACAGTATTACATATTTATAAAGAAATTCCCTGCAAGTGACGTTACTCTTTCACTACTGAAACTGCAATGCAGTCAGTATAGCATGGCCTACAAAGCAGAAACTGTGTCATCTTTGACAGAGCACACAATAAATAAATGGGAGTTGAGTACTTCAGTTGTCTGCCTTTTAGGGAAATGCCACAGAAGTGCTGGAAAATTTAGCTTTCTGCAGGTAGCAGAACATGAACACATGAGACCCTGAGATGGGTTATACCTACACTGTATTTGGTTAGGGGTCCTGTGTTTAGTGGAAAAGGCAATAGAGTTAAAAATGTTTGAAACTGTAGCTTTGTCTCCCACCAAAACCTTTAGACACTAAGTCATATGCATTacttaaatatatattttatgttgAAGTGAGTGAGACTAAAACTTAAAGTTTAATATAAAATATAAACCAAGATTACCGAAATTACAAGTTAAAAACGTCAAACTGCTGAGTGTAAGGCTTGTATTGCTAATGATTCcacttttatgcacaatatttacaCAACTGACCACGTAATCTTCATCAGCTATCACAAATAATGATAATAGCCAAGTAACCACATGTACTTGCACACCTACAATACCTGCTGAAGAATAGTAGGTCAGATGTAATTTGGCATGTACCACTGGAATCATAAGCCTAGCTGGACACAGAAAATTATAACTCCGTTTATCAAAGTGGCGAAACTTTGTAACTAACATTTAATTCAGTATAAATAACAGTTATGGGAAAGACAGTAATGAGGCCTAATGACATGTGCTAAAGGTCCCCTGGGGAGCTAGAAATTATGCCCTTCCAGAAATTAAACAGCCTGAAAGGGCCCAATTTAGAACTGGAAGCCAATTGATTTTGAACAAATTATAAATTTGTTTCAAATATTAGGCCTAATACGTTGAAGAAATAAGAAGCCATCTCAAAGGTATTGCCATATATGCACTGCAATGATCTCTGTTCTATACTTGAAATGCAAGTTGTGATGTATTTTCATCTATGAAGTGGTGTCAAAGACACCAACTGAAGGAGACTTTTAGCAAAGCAGACTTCCTTATTAAATAAATCTCAGATACATGTTGCAGAGATGTATGTTGAAGTCTTATCTGTGGGGCTGAACTTGTATGCAGATATTATTGCAGTATGAAGTTCTGGAACATACTGTAATTCCACAGTGATTGGTCATATTACTGAATTGTGTATGGGATTGGAGTGAGTTTGCAGTTGCAACCATCAGTCTGCCTCCAAATACTGAAATATCTATTGGAGAATTTTAGTCACCTTTACACACATACATTATTGTGTTATTGAGTTCTAGCATACGCTACAGTTTCAATGACTTATTGCAGTGATTAACCGTGATATCAAAAGATACACAGTGGGAGTGTAGAACTGTACCCATCAGCTGGCTTCCTAATCTTCAAATCCTTACAGGCGATAATTAACCAGAAAATTTTAGAATTTTGGACGGTTTTACACGGGTTACATAGCAAGTGTCTCACGGGAGATGCCTAAATACTGGTGGGCTTCTGAGGGTCAGATGAGAGCAGTACAGTACGTCCAGCACTCTGGGGAAATTTCCCCAATACGGCAGAAAATGGAGAGGGTGGAAAAGGGGCAGTCCGGCCTACGCGTGTTTGACTTTGGCTGTCTTGAAAGACACTTGCAGAACACGGTTACCGAGCGTGTACCCGTTGAGTGACTGGATAGCGACGACTGCCTCGTCGTAGTTGGTCATCGTGACAAAGCCGAAGCCCTTGCACTTATTGCTGTCTGCGTCGCGAATCACCTTCACGTTTTGGACGGCGCCGAAGGGCCCGAAGAGCTGCCACAGGACGTTCTCCTCCGCCTCGGGGGCCAGGTTGTAGACGAAGATGGACCAGCCGGCCGGGTCACCCGGCAGCATCCCCGCGAGGTAGTCGCCGCCGGTGAGGGGCGAGTACCGCTGCAGACCCTTGTTCATGGCGAGGATGGCCTTCTCGCCCGTGGCCCCCAGAGGCGAGAGGGGCAGATACCGGAAGCGGCTCCCAGGAGAGTGGATGGGTCCGGCGAAGCGGCGACCGTCGGGCGGGTAGTAGGCTGCTGCCGGGTGGTACAGTCCCAGCTGGGTGGTCGGCTTGTTGGCGAACTTGACCCCGAGGGGTTCGCCGGAGCCGGGCGGCGTGTACCCGTGCATTTCCTCGATGGCGCGCTCCGCCTCGGAGCGCTGGTCGAACCTGATGAAGCCCACCCCCTTGGAGAGGCCGGTCGAGTTGTCGCACAGGATGCGGGACGTGATGATGGTGCCGAAGCGGGAGAACATCTTCTCGAACTCGGCCGGGGTCACGTTCCTCGGCACGCCGCTGACGTACAGGTTGGCCCCCTTTATCGACTCGCTGCTGGGCCGCGCGTGCGACACCTTGATCACCTTGTTCTGGATGCGCAGGCCGGAGAGCGTGTTCACCGCCTTGACGGCGTCCTCCTCGGTGCGGTACTTGACGAAGCCGTAGCCGAGGCTCTGACCCGTCGACTTGTCGCGGATCAGCTTGCAGTTCTCGAGCTCGCCGACGGTCGAGAACAGCGCCCGCATGTCGTCCTGCGTCATCGTCTGCGGCAGGTAGTTGACTATCAGGTTCGTCTTGCTgttgtcgtcggcgccgccgcctcgCCCCGACGACGACGGGCTGTGCGAGTTGCAAGGCGACGAGGCCGGCGGCGGAGGCGCCTGCCCGTTGTGGTGGTGGGTGGCCGTCGCCGCTCCGCCATTTTGCTTCATCCCCGGGAAAAGTGCGCGGCGAGCCGAGGTTGCGGCGGTATCGATCTGCGCGGAGCTG
It encodes:
- the LOC126109771 gene encoding ELAV-like protein 1 produces the protein MKQNGGAATATHHHNGQAPPPPASSPCNSHSPSSSGRGGGADDNSKTNLIVNYLPQTMTQDDMRALFSTVGELENCKLIRDKSTGQSLGYGFVKYRTEEDAVKAVNTLSGLRIQNKVIKVSHARPSSESIKGANLYVSGVPRNVTPAEFEKMFSRFGTIITSRILCDNSTGLSKGVGFIRFDQRSEAERAIEEMHGYTPPGSGEPLGVKFANKPTTQLGLYHPAAAYYPPDGRRFAGPIHSPGSRFRYLPLSPLGATGEKAILAMNKGLQRYSPLTGGDYLAGMLPGDPAGWSIFVYNLAPEAEENVLWQLFGPFGAVQNVKVIRDADSNKCKGFGFVTMTNYDEAVVAIQSLNGYTLGNRVLQVSFKTAKVKHA